The following DNA comes from bacterium.
TGGGGATATCACGGTTGGTGAAATAGTTGTCCGCGATCTCGCAGGGCATGCTGAGTTCGAGTAGCAACGCCGGACCGATGCCGGTGAAACTGTGCTTGCGCCCGGGTGCGACAGGTAGGACATCGCCCTCCTTCATGACCCGTGAACGCCCGCCGCAACGCATGCGGACTTGGCCTTTGACCACAAAGAAGGTCTCATGCTTTTTCCGGTGCCGGTGTTCGGGGCAAGTCTGCCCGTCGAACACAAACAGGTACTTGCCGCAATACCCGGCCCGGGCCTCATTGGCGAT
Coding sequences within:
- a CDS encoding D-lyxose/D-mannose family sugar isomerase encodes the protein MNELDKGLDISMRGVAARRALAVFRRQVKAWGVAMPTIKPLVLDFGIGEYEKTGLIEYWIANEARAGYCGKYLFVFDGQTCPEHRHRKKHETFFVVKGQVRMRCGGRSRVMKEGDVLPVAPGRKHSFTGIGPALLLELSMPCEIADNYFTNRDIPIGGNAACGGRS